The nucleotide window GTAACTTTAAGTAACATTTATATTCCTTTTTTTTTGCTTTATGTTTGAAAATCCGAATTATATGATAGTTATCATCCCATAAATGTCCGCTTTTTGTCAATAGTGTCATTGAAATTCAGCAAATTAAATCTGTAATTCAATATTTGTGTTATTTTATATAACATTTAAAGTTAATTGTTTGCGAAATGTAGGGAGGGCTACGTATAAATGAATCAACAAGATCGGCTCTAACCGGAAAAGAGGGGATCGAATCTAATAATATGCAGTTCATGGGTAAAGATGACGAGAATATGCGATTTTTGATGAAAATGCCTATCTGAAAAAGAAGTAATAGAAAACACTTTACTTTTAGATCAGAACCCGGTATAATCAATTCTGTTGCCGATTATTTACGACATGCGGTCGTGGTGGAATGGCAGACACGCTATCTTGAGGGGGTAGTGGGCGTATGCCCGTGGAGGTTCGAGTCCTCTCGACCGCATCATATGAACGATGAAGAAGAAGCTTTCCGTTATTGGAAAGCTTCTTTTTTTGTCTTTTTTCGAACAGTATGACATTTGGGTTGAAAAAAAGGCCATCCATTACCGGGGGCAATGGTGCTCTACCTTCCGGCTACGGGTGGCCTGTGTATTATTTTTGGAGTAAGTTCTTGATATCTTCTTCAATCTTGTCAGGTGTTGTTTTGGGAGCATAACGTTTCAGTACCTGTCCGTTCTGATCCACAAGGAATTTGGTGAAATTCCATTTGATTGCTTTAGAGCCGAGCAAGCCAGGAGCTTCTGTGCTAAGGTGTTGGAAAAGTGGGTGAGCGCTTGAGCCGTTCACATCAATTTTCTCAAACATGGGGAAGCTCACGCCATAATTCATCTGACAGAACTCGGCAATATCGTCGGAAGAACCTTTTTCCTGTGCAAACTGGTTGCTTGGGAAACCAAGAACTTCAAATGGAGCATCTTGAAACTTGTCTTGCAGTTCTTGCAGACCTTTGAATTGAGGGGTAAGGCCGCATGAGCTTGCCGTATTCACAATCAGGAGCACTTTGTCACGGTAGTCGGACATTTCAACTTCTTGACCGCGAAGGGTATTCACTTTGTAATCGTAGACTGTCATCTAAATCGCCTCCATTGATATACTCTTATATCTTCTATTATATTGGTTGCAATTAAATATTGCAAAACTAATATAGTGTTAAAAGAATCAAAACAGACAAGTTGTGCAGAATACGTGAATGAATTGCGAAGTGATTTTCGTCAGAGTGAGAATTAGATAGCCTTGAAGAGATGGATAGAGTATAACCTTATTGTAAGCGTTATTATGGATGATTATTGGCAAAAATCTGCCGATTCGGTGATCTCTGCGGACTTTACACCGTCATGGCGGGGGTGTATGATTCATAACGTAATTTCAATTTAAACTAAATTGTACTTGAAAAACGAAACAAACGATAATATCGCTCGATCTTACCTTGAGATATACGAACGATGTTTTAATCGCTGAGTTTCCATTCATTGATGAATGGGAAACGGGGGAACCAACGGAATGCGCTGTCCAGGACAGTGGGCATTCATGGGGTGAATTTTCCGGTGACAGCCGGAAATAGGGCGACTCTCGCGCCCGAATCCGTCAGCTAACCTCGTAAGCGTTAAAGGGAGAGGCAACAAGCCGTACGCTGGTTCATGGTGTTTTCGCCATGGGTTATTTAAGAAGCGTTCGGGAGGCCTTGGTCCCCCACGCTTCTTTTTTGTTGTCTTTTCACGCCAAGGGAGGAACGAATGATGGATACTGAGATGATCTTAGTGACTGCTCCAAATGAAGCAGGACGCAAATTTATCAAATTGCTGATGTACAAAAAAATGCCGTTTGCCGTTCTAACCAACAGTGCAGGAGAAGAGCGGAGACTCCGCAGAATCGGGGTAGAGCATGTTATTCGAATGAATACGGCTGCAGCTCAAAAATGGTTTTTGCCGCAGGGTAGCGTAGGCAATGTGTTTATTTTCGAGAACAGTCTGAATCTGACCTGTCGTTATTTGCAGATCTGCCG belongs to Paenibacillus sp. FSL H8-0079 and includes:
- a CDS encoding glutathione peroxidase is translated as MTVYDYKVNTLRGQEVEMSDYRDKVLLIVNTASSCGLTPQFKGLQELQDKFQDAPFEVLGFPSNQFAQEKGSSDDIAEFCQMNYGVSFPMFEKIDVNGSSAHPLFQHLSTEAPGLLGSKAIKWNFTKFLVDQNGQVLKRYAPKTTPDKIEEDIKNLLQK